In one Roseburia intestinalis L1-82 genomic region, the following are encoded:
- a CDS encoding CD3337/EF1877 family mobilome membrane protein produces the protein MIKSITREKVFHVLKLVLLAVTVTLVLLSLLGTVAHASGLVDDTVNADNLYSKYPLSNYQLDFYVDNSWSWLPWNWLDGIGKSVQYGLYCITNFVWTISLYLSNATGYVVQQAYKLDFINDMADSIGKSIQTLAGVTENGFSSSGFYVGFLLIIILIVGVYTAYTGLLKRETSKALHAVINFVVVFIVSASFIAYAPNYIQKINDFSSDISTASLDLGTKIMLPDSQSKGKDSVDLIRDSLFAIQVEKPWLLLQFGNSDTEEIGTDRVEALVSASPSDEDGETREKVVKTEIEDNDNDNLTIPQVVNRLGMVFFLLIFNLGITIFIFLLTGMMLFSQILFIIYAIFLPVSFLLSMIPTYENMAKQAVVRVFNAIMTRAGITLIVTVAFSISSMFYNISTDYPFFMVAFLQIICFAGIYMKLGELMSMFSLNANDSQQIGRRIFRRPMVFMRHRARRMERRIARAVGAGSVAGAVAGASVARAGKPATNQPPKKRENTSASMGSRVGSAVGAVMDTKNKVRDSASSLKENVKDLPTQAGYAVHSAKQKAKDNVSDFKRGVVEERENRQEQRTQKRNLHRENISQKKQELQKAQEARQTVHANGSATAGATRSHKRPVATPVPKTAQTDTVIKPDMKRPATSPVIKNAEIKAGKETVRTNIRQEQQVKSVAKTNQPNVAETISNHKKSTVQKTQVNGKSARKTVTKHSEKGRKK, from the coding sequence ATGATAAAATCTATCACAAGAGAAAAGGTATTCCATGTACTGAAACTGGTACTGCTTGCCGTGACCGTTACGCTGGTACTGCTGTCCCTGCTTGGGACGGTAGCTCATGCGTCTGGACTGGTCGATGATACGGTCAATGCAGACAACCTGTATTCAAAGTATCCGCTTTCCAACTATCAGCTTGATTTCTATGTGGACAATAGCTGGTCTTGGCTACCGTGGAACTGGCTGGACGGCATTGGAAAATCAGTGCAGTACGGGCTTTACTGTATCACAAATTTTGTCTGGACAATCAGCCTGTATCTTAGCAATGCCACAGGATATGTGGTGCAACAGGCGTATAAGCTGGACTTCATCAATGACATGGCAGACAGTATCGGGAAAAGTATCCAGACACTTGCCGGAGTGACCGAAAACGGATTTTCCAGCAGTGGATTCTATGTGGGATTCCTGCTCATTATCATTCTGATTGTAGGTGTTTATACCGCCTATACAGGGCTTCTCAAAAGGGAAACCAGCAAGGCACTTCACGCTGTTATCAACTTTGTGGTGGTGTTCATTGTGTCTGCGTCCTTTATTGCTTATGCTCCCAATTATATCCAGAAAATCAATGATTTCAGTTCGGACATCAGCACCGCTTCTCTGGACTTGGGGACAAAAATCATGCTCCCCGATTCACAAAGCAAAGGCAAGGACAGCGTAGACCTTATCCGTGACAGCCTTTTTGCGATACAGGTAGAAAAACCGTGGCTGTTGTTGCAGTTCGGGAACAGCGATACCGAAGAAATCGGGACTGACCGTGTGGAAGCTCTGGTATCTGCCAGTCCGTCAGACGAAGATGGGGAAACAAGGGAAAAGGTTGTCAAAACAGAGATTGAGGATAACGACAATGACAATCTTACCATTCCACAGGTCGTAAACCGTCTTGGCATGGTGTTCTTCCTGCTCATTTTCAATCTCGGTATCACAATCTTTATCTTCCTGCTTACTGGCATGATGTTGTTTTCCCAGATACTCTTTATCATATATGCCATATTTTTACCTGTCAGTTTTTTACTGTCCATGATACCGACCTATGAGAACATGGCGAAACAGGCAGTTGTCCGTGTGTTCAATGCCATTATGACAAGAGCCGGAATCACACTGATTGTGACCGTGGCATTTTCAATTTCCAGTATGTTTTACAACATTTCCACAGACTATCCGTTCTTCATGGTGGCATTTTTGCAGATAATCTGTTTTGCCGGAATCTACATGAAGCTCGGAGAACTAATGAGTATGTTCAGCCTGAATGCTAATGACAGTCAGCAGATAGGTCGCCGGATTTTCCGTAGACCGATGGTGTTCATGCGACACAGGGCAAGACGTATGGAACGCCGAATTGCAAGGGCTGTCGGTGCTGGAAGTGTTGCAGGTGCGGTGGCTGGTGCAAGTGTTGCCAGAGCCGGAAAGCCAGCAACGAACCAACCGCCAAAGAAACGGGAAAATACTTCTGCCAGCATGGGAAGCCGTGTCGGTTCTGCTGTCGGTGCTGTGATGGATACGAAAAATAAAGTCCGTGACAGTGCTTCTTCTCTGAAAGAAAATGTGAAAGACTTGCCGACACAGGCTGGTTATGCTGTCCACTCTGCCAAACAAAAAGCAAAGGATAACGTATCTGACTTTAAGCGTGGCGTTGTGGAAGAACGGGAAAACCGACAGGAACAGCGTACACAGAAACGTAACCTGCACAGGGAAAATATCTCACAGAAAAAGCAGGAATTACAGAAAGCACAGGAAGCAAGGCAGACAGTTCATGCGAATGGATCAGCGACAGCCGGAGCTACCAGAAGCCATAAACGCCCTGTTGCCACACCTGTTCCAAAAACAGCACAGACCGATACGGTCATAAAGCCGGATATGAAGCGTCCTGCTACTTCCCCTGTGATAAAAAATGCAGAAATCAAGGCTGGAAAAGAAACTGTCCGAACCAACATCAGACAGGAACAGCAGGTCAAATCGGTTGCCAAAACGAACCAGCCAAACGTAGCGGAAACTATCAGTAATCATAAGAAATCTACGGTACAGAAAACACAGGTCAATGGGAAATCTGCCCGTAAAACTGTTACGAAACATTCAGAGAAAGGACGGAAAAAATGA
- a CDS encoding FtsK/SpoIIIE domain-containing protein has protein sequence MTWKKKGNRIRASDKSLVYHFCIGWLLLLFVAVFLLLNLRQLLVIDWKDFNLLHAGITWTVYNSITVLIATGVCALVAFLYYRYGYDRIKRLLHRQKLARMVLENKWYEAENTKDSVFFTDLQSRSREKIVWFPKIYYQMEKGLLHICCEITMGKYQEQLLSLEDKLESGLYCELTDKTLHDGYIEYTLLYDMIANRISIDEVIAENGGLRLMKNLVWEYDSLPHALICGGTGGGKTYFLLTIIEALLRTNADLYILDPKNADLADLGMVMENVYHTKDDMIDCVNAFYEGMVTRSEEMKLHPNYRTGENYAYLGLAPQFLIFDEYVAFLEMLTTKESTALLSQLKKIVMLGRQAGYFLIVACQRPDAKYFGDGIRDNFNFRVGLGRMSELGYGMLFGSDVKKQFFQKRIKGRGYCDVGTSVISEFYTPLVPKGYDFLGTIGKLAHIRQDGQVACEAKATGTD, from the coding sequence ATGACGTGGAAAAAGAAAGGTAACAGGATTCGTGCCAGTGACAAATCGCTGGTCTATCACTTCTGTATCGGTTGGCTGTTGCTCTTGTTCGTTGCGGTGTTCCTGCTACTGAATCTGCGACAGCTCCTTGTTATAGACTGGAAAGATTTTAACCTGCTCCATGCCGGAATTACTTGGACTGTCTACAATTCTATTACGGTTCTGATAGCGACTGGTGTTTGTGCATTGGTCGCTTTTCTCTACTATCGTTACGGATATGACCGTATCAAGCGGTTGTTACACAGACAAAAGTTGGCTCGTATGGTGCTGGAAAATAAATGGTATGAAGCAGAAAACACCAAAGACAGCGTTTTTTTCACTGACCTGCAAAGCAGATCAAGAGAAAAAATCGTGTGGTTTCCAAAGATTTATTACCAGATGGAAAAGGGACTGCTTCATATCTGCTGTGAAATCACAATGGGAAAATATCAAGAACAGCTCCTGTCCTTAGAGGATAAACTGGAATCGGGGCTGTACTGTGAGCTGACCGACAAGACACTGCATGACGGATACATCGAATACACCCTGCTCTATGATATGATAGCGAACCGTATTTCGATTGATGAAGTGATTGCCGAAAACGGCGGTCTGCGGTTAATGAAAAATCTGGTGTGGGAATACGATTCACTTCCCCATGCCCTTATCTGCGGTGGTACAGGTGGTGGAAAAACCTATTTTCTGCTGACCATCATTGAAGCCTTGCTTAGAACCAATGCGGATTTATACATTCTTGACCCGAAGAACGCTGACCTTGCAGACTTGGGAATGGTCATGGAAAATGTCTACCACACGAAAGACGATATGATTGACTGCGTCAATGCCTTTTATGAGGGCATGGTCACACGCTCGGAAGAAATGAAACTGCACCCGAACTATCGCACAGGGGAAAACTATGCCTATCTGGGGCTTGCTCCACAGTTCCTTATCTTTGATGAATATGTGGCGTTCTTGGAAATGCTCACGACAAAAGAAAGCACAGCCCTGTTAAGCCAGCTAAAGAAAATCGTCATGCTCGGCAGACAGGCTGGATACTTTCTGATTGTAGCTTGCCAGCGTCCAGACGCAAAGTATTTCGGGGACGGTATCAGAGATAATTTCAACTTCCGTGTGGGACTTGGTCGCATGAGTGAACTCGGTTACGGTATGCTCTTTGGAAGTGATGTAAAAAAACAGTTCTTCCAGAAGCGAATCAAAGGGCGTGGATATTGTGATGTGGGAACAAGTGTCATATCTGAATTTTACACTCCCCTTGTACCCAAAGGATATGATTTCTTAGGTACGATTGGGAAACTTGCACACATAAGGCAGGACGGACAGGTGGCGTGCGAAGCGAAAGCCACAGGTACGGACTAG
- a CDS encoding methyltransferase family protein has protein sequence MGDMTKFNSAIEYYIFNVLLMCLLISEIFIFFYTRSKQNRTEKIDTRDLGTKWLLYLNFVFCLIISFLCISQKAPFCIRELTLPAYFAKIGMLITAVGICIRIKAVLTLKKAFTLNVQISKEQQLITNGMYKFVRHPAYTGSILSLLGVSIALKNIPAILIVAICSFVCYQIRINVEEAVLQKYFKEYNLYKEKTYKLFPYIY, from the coding sequence ATGGGCGATATGACAAAATTTAATAGTGCTATTGAATATTATATATTTAATGTGTTGCTAATGTGTTTACTTATTTCCGAAATATTTATTTTCTTTTATACACGTTCAAAGCAAAATAGAACTGAAAAAATTGACACTAGAGATTTAGGAACGAAATGGTTGTTATATTTAAATTTTGTATTTTGTTTGATAATTAGTTTTCTATGTATCAGTCAAAAAGCTCCATTTTGCATAAGAGAATTGACGTTGCCTGCTTACTTTGCAAAAATTGGTATGTTAATTACAGCAGTCGGGATTTGTATTCGTATAAAAGCTGTTTTAACTTTAAAAAAGGCATTTACATTAAATGTTCAGATTAGTAAAGAACAACAGCTAATAACAAATGGTATGTATAAATTTGTCCGCCACCCTGCCTACACTGGAAGTATTCTGTCATTATTGGGCGTGAGTATTGCGTTAAAGAATATCCCTGCTATATTGATAGTTGCTATTTGTAGCTTTGTTTGCTATCAAATAAGAATAAATGTTGAAGAAGCAGTTTTACAAAAATATTTCAAAGAATATAACTTATATAAAGAAAAAACATATAAACTTTTTCCGTATATATATTAA
- a CDS encoding IS3 family transposase (programmed frameshift): MTEQKQRRKPRKYTDEFKQQLVELYRSGKRRCDICREYDIATSLFDKWVKQASNSGSFHEKDNRTPEQEELIRLRKENQQLRMENDILKPSGADLRTKVNVIKANAHKYSVSAMCRVLQVNRSTYYYEAAAKKDESELTADIQEIFRKSRNHYGTRKIKKELADCGKQVSRRRIGRIMKQEGLVSSYTTAQFKPQKDRCNESKVENVLNRQFQNQPYRNVVVSDLTYVRVGNRWNYICVLIDLFNREIIGYSAGEHKTAELVKQAFMKVDGNLSEIHIFHTDRGNEFKNETIEELLETFHMERSLSHKGCPYDNAVAEATFKIIKTEFVWNETFHTQEELKIKLWDYVNWYNHHRIHSSLGYQTPVQYRKNNLKKFV, from the exons ATGACCGAACAAAAACAACGACGAAAACCTCGCAAATATACAGATGAATTTAAACAGCAACTGGTGGAACTATATCGTTCCGGCAAACGCAGATGTGATATCTGCCGTGAATATGACATTGCTACTTCCCTGTTTGACAAGTGGGTAAAGCAGGCATCCAATTCCGGTTCTTTCCATGAAAAAGATAACCGGACTCCGGAGCAGGAAGAACTGATCCGGCTTCGGAAAGAAAACCAGCAGTTAAGAATGGAAAATGATATTTTAAAAC CAAGCGGCGCTGATCTTAGGACGAAAGTAAATGTGATTAAAGCAAATGCCCACAAATACTCTGTATCAGCAATGTGTCGCGTCCTACAGGTAAACAGAAGCACCTATTATTATGAAGCAGCAGCAAAAAAAGATGAATCAGAACTCACTGCAGACATTCAGGAAATTTTTAGAAAAAGCCGGAACCATTATGGTACACGAAAGATCAAGAAAGAACTGGCTGATTGCGGGAAACAGGTATCAAGACGCAGGATTGGACGGATTATGAAACAGGAAGGTCTGGTATCAAGCTATACTACAGCACAGTTTAAACCGCAAAAAGACAGATGTAATGAATCAAAAGTAGAGAATGTGTTGAACCGACAATTTCAAAACCAGCCATACCGCAATGTAGTGGTAAGTGATTTGACCTACGTAAGGGTAGGAAACCGCTGGAATTATATTTGTGTACTGATTGATCTTTTTAACAGGGAGATTATTGGATACAGTGCAGGAGAACATAAAACAGCAGAACTTGTAAAACAGGCATTTATGAAAGTAGACGGAAATCTGTCGGAAATCCATATTTTCCACACAGACCGTGGAAATGAATTTAAAAACGAGACAATTGAAGAACTGTTAGAAACGTTCCATATGGAACGCTCCCTGAGCCATAAGGGATGTCCTTATGACAATGCAGTGGCAGAAGCTACGTTCAAGATTATAAAAACAGAATTTGTATGGAATGAAACATTCCATACGCAGGAAGAACTGAAGATAAAACTATGGGATTATGTAAACTGGTATAATCATCACCGCATACATTCTTCCTTAGGGTATCAAACGCCTGTACAATATCGGAAAAATAACCTAAAAAAATTTGTCTGA
- a CDS encoding cysteine-rich KTR domain-containing protein, which produces MSNQSWVFCPICNNKTRTKIRNDTELINFPLFCPKCKQETIINMKRGNIIIREPDAKTQSR; this is translated from the coding sequence ATGAGTAATCAATCATGGGTGTTTTGCCCTATTTGTAACAATAAGACACGAACCAAAATACGGAACGATACAGAACTGATAAATTTTCCGTTATTCTGTCCGAAGTGCAAACAAGAAACTATAATCAATATGAAACGTGGAAATATAATTATCAGAGAGCCAGACGCTAAGACGCAGAGCCGATAA
- a CDS encoding conjugal transfer protein, with amino-acid sequence MFKKKEKTEKAPKNKKVRTMKVGTHKKSVLLLWAVLLASTSFGVYKNFTAIDTHTVHEKEIIQLRLNDTNGIENFVKNFAKAYYSWDTSKEAIEARTTEISKYLTKELQDLNADTIRTDIPTSVTVTNVLVWNVEQSGMNDFTVAYEVDQQVKEGEQTQAVTENYTVTVHVDKDGAMVITQNPTLAPAVQKSKYEPKVQEADVSVSSDTVKDATAFLETFFKLYPTATEKELAYYVKDGVLAPVSGDYVFSELVNPVFTKDGDNLKVSVSVKYLDNKSKMTQISQYELMLHKDDNWKIVE; translated from the coding sequence ATGTTTAAGAAAAAAGAAAAAACAGAGAAAGCACCTAAGAATAAGAAAGTGCGTACCATGAAAGTCGGGACACATAAGAAATCTGTCCTGCTGTTGTGGGCGGTGCTTCTGGCAAGCACCAGCTTTGGTGTGTATAAGAACTTTACCGCCATTGACACCCACACGGTACATGAAAAAGAAATCATTCAGCTAAGATTGAACGATACCAACGGTATTGAGAATTTCGTCAAGAACTTTGCGAAAGCCTACTACTCATGGGATACCAGCAAGGAAGCCATTGAAGCAAGGACAACAGAAATCAGTAAATACCTTACCAAAGAATTACAGGACTTGAACGCTGATACCATCAGAACGGACATACCAACCAGTGTTACGGTTACAAATGTGCTGGTCTGGAATGTGGAACAGTCTGGAATGAACGATTTTACCGTTGCCTACGAAGTAGATCAGCAGGTAAAAGAGGGAGAACAGACACAGGCAGTCACAGAAAACTACACCGTGACCGTTCATGTGGATAAGGACGGTGCAATGGTCATTACCCAGAATCCAACCCTTGCTCCGGCGGTACAGAAATCAAAGTATGAACCGAAAGTACAGGAAGCAGATGTCAGTGTCAGTTCCGACACAGTCAAGGACGCTACCGCTTTCTTGGAAACATTCTTTAAGCTGTATCCGACAGCTACGGAAAAAGAACTTGCCTATTACGTCAAAGACGGTGTGCTTGCTCCTGTTTCCGGCGACTATGTATTTTCGGAACTGGTAAACCCTGTCTTTACCAAAGACGGCGATAACCTCAAGGTCAGTGTGTCTGTGAAGTATCTGGATAACAAGTCGAAAATGACACAAATCTCACAGTATGAGCTTATGCTTCATAAGGACGATAACTGGAAGATTGTAGAATAA
- a CDS encoding bifunctional lytic transglycosylase/C40 family peptidase produces MRLKRILIIGTIFPVLFSIVLFFGILISGEDDDNSNSYSPVYSGMNLSADVLKHQPMVEKYARENGISEYVNVLLAIIQVESGGTATDVMQSSESLGLPPNSLSTEESIKQGCKYFASLLSSCKGKGMTDINVVIQSYNYGGGYADYVAKNGKKHSFNLAENFARNKSGGTKVTYTNPIAVSKNGGWRYNYGNMFYVELVNQYLTVKQFSNETVQAVMNEALKYQGWKYVYGGSNPNTSFDCSGLTQWCYGKAGISLPRTAQAQYDATQHIPLSQAQAGDLVFFHSTYNTSDYVTHVGIYVGNNQMYHAGNPIGYTDLTSAYWQQHIICAGRIKQ; encoded by the coding sequence ATGAGATTAAAGCGTATCCTTATCATAGGTACGATATTTCCTGTCCTTTTCTCCATCGTTCTCTTTTTCGGGATATTGATTTCCGGCGAAGATGACGACAATTCAAACAGCTATTCGCCTGTTTATTCTGGCATGAACCTGTCAGCCGATGTCCTCAAACATCAGCCGATGGTAGAAAAATACGCCAGAGAAAACGGTATTTCGGAGTATGTAAACGTCCTGCTTGCCATCATACAGGTGGAAAGTGGCGGTACGGCTACCGATGTCATGCAGTCCAGTGAAAGTCTGGGGTTACCGCCGAACTCATTAAGTACAGAGGAATCTATCAAGCAGGGGTGTAAATATTTTGCGTCCCTGCTTTCTTCCTGTAAAGGGAAAGGTATGACAGACATTAACGTGGTCATTCAGTCTTATAACTATGGCGGTGGCTATGCTGACTATGTGGCGAAGAATGGGAAAAAGCACAGTTTCAATCTTGCAGAGAATTTCGCAAGAAACAAATCTGGCGGTACAAAAGTGACCTATACCAATCCGATAGCTGTCAGTAAAAATGGTGGCTGGCGTTATAACTACGGAAATATGTTTTATGTGGAGCTGGTCAACCAATATCTGACCGTGAAGCAGTTCAGCAACGAAACGGTACAGGCGGTTATGAATGAAGCATTGAAATATCAAGGCTGGAAATATGTCTATGGTGGCAGTAATCCGAACACCTCTTTTGACTGTTCTGGTCTTACCCAGTGGTGCTACGGAAAAGCCGGAATCAGCCTGCCACGAACTGCACAGGCACAGTATGACGCAACCCAGCATATCCCATTGTCACAGGCACAGGCTGGCGATTTGGTCTTTTTCCATTCCACTTATAATACCAGTGACTATGTTACCCATGTAGGAATCTATGTGGGAAACAATCAGATGTATCATGCCGGAAATCCAATCGGCTATACCGATTTGACCTCTGCCTACTGGCAACAGCACATCATTTGTGCCGGAAGAATCAAACAATAG
- the tcpF gene encoding conjugal transfer ATPase TcpF, giving the protein MCPVNCNLSNNNLVWNKDNEVFAYYELIPYNYSFLSPEQKYLVHDSFRQLIAQSREGKIHALQIATESSIRSIQEQSKKLVTGKLREVAIQKIDDQTEALVSMIGDNQVDYRFFLGFKLMVTEDEVNLKNIKKSVFLTFREFLNEVRHTLMNDFVSMNNDEINRYVKMEKLLENKISRRFKIRRLEAKDFAYLMEHLYGRDGIAYEDYVYPLPKRKLKRETLIKYYDLIRPTRCVVEESQRYLRLEHEDSESYVSYFTVNAIVGELDFPSSEIFYFQQQQFTFPVDTSMNVEIVGNKKALTTVRNKKKELKDLDNHAYQAGNETSSNVVEALDSVDELETDLDQSKESMYKLSYVIRVSAPDLDELKRRCDEVKDFYDDLNVKLVRPAGDMMGLHGEFLPASKRYINDYIQYVKSDFLAGLGFGATQMLGENTGIYIGYSVDTGRNVYLQPSLASQGVKGTVTNALASAFVGSLGGGKSFCNNLLVYYSVLFGGQAVILDPKSERGNWKATLPEIAEEINIVNITSDSSNQGLLDPYVIMKDVKDAESLAIDILTFLTGISSRDGEKFPVLRKAVRTVSQNQNHGLLQVIEELRKEDTAVSRNIADHIESFTDYDFAQLLFSDGSVENAISLDNQLNIIQVADLVLPDKDTTFEEYTTIELLSVSILIVISTFALDFIHSDRSIFKIVDLDEAWAFLNVAQGETLSNKLVRAGRAMNAGIYFVTQSSGDVSKESLKNNIGLKFAFRSTDTNEIKQTLEFFGLDSEDENNQKRLRDLENGQCLMQDLYGRVGVVQIHPVFVELLHAFDTRPPIKSEVDLE; this is encoded by the coding sequence ATCTGTCCAGTTAATTGTAACCTATCCAACAATAACCTTGTCTGGAATAAGGACAATGAGGTGTTCGCCTACTATGAGCTGATACCGTACAATTATTCATTCTTATCCCCAGAACAGAAATACCTTGTGCATGACAGCTTCCGTCAGCTTATCGCACAGTCCCGTGAGGGAAAGATTCATGCGTTGCAGATTGCAACCGAAAGCTCAATCCGAAGCATACAGGAACAGTCCAAAAAGCTGGTCACTGGAAAGCTCCGTGAGGTAGCAATCCAAAAGATAGACGACCAGACCGAAGCCCTTGTATCCATGATAGGCGACAATCAAGTGGATTACCGTTTCTTTCTGGGATTCAAGCTCATGGTCACAGAGGACGAAGTCAATCTGAAGAACATCAAAAAATCGGTATTTCTGACATTCCGTGAGTTTTTGAATGAGGTAAGACACACGCTGATGAATGACTTTGTTTCCATGAACAATGATGAAATCAACCGTTATGTGAAGATGGAAAAACTGCTGGAAAACAAAATCTCCCGTAGGTTCAAAATCCGCCGACTGGAAGCCAAAGACTTTGCGTATCTGATGGAACACCTCTACGGCAGGGACGGGATAGCCTATGAAGATTATGTGTATCCTCTGCCAAAAAGAAAATTAAAAAGGGAAACACTGATTAAGTATTATGACCTTATCCGTCCTACCCGTTGCGTGGTGGAAGAAAGCCAGCGATATTTGCGTCTGGAACATGAGGACAGCGAAAGTTATGTGTCCTACTTTACGGTCAATGCCATTGTCGGGGAGCTGGACTTCCCATCATCGGAAATCTTTTATTTCCAGCAACAGCAGTTCACATTCCCTGTGGATACTTCCATGAATGTTGAGATTGTGGGAAATAAGAAAGCCTTAACCACTGTCCGTAACAAGAAAAAGGAATTAAAGGACTTGGATAATCACGCCTATCAAGCTGGAAATGAAACAAGTTCAAATGTAGTGGAAGCCTTAGACAGTGTCGATGAACTGGAAACAGATTTAGACCAGAGCAAGGAAAGTATGTATAAGTTAAGTTACGTCATACGGGTGTCTGCACCCGATCTTGACGAACTGAAACGCCGTTGTGATGAAGTCAAGGACTTTTACGATGATTTGAATGTGAAACTGGTTCGCCCTGCCGGAGATATGATGGGACTGCATGGAGAGTTTCTTCCTGCCAGCAAGCGTTATATCAATGATTATATCCAGTATGTGAAATCCGATTTTTTAGCCGGACTTGGCTTCGGTGCTACCCAGATGTTGGGCGAAAATACAGGAATCTATATCGGATATTCCGTGGATACAGGAAGAAATGTCTACCTGCAACCGTCCCTTGCCAGTCAAGGGGTAAAAGGTACGGTCACAAATGCGTTGGCTTCTGCTTTTGTGGGTTCGCTTGGCGGTGGAAAGTCATTCTGTAATAACCTGCTGGTATATTATTCCGTCCTGTTCGGTGGACAGGCAGTTATCCTAGACCCGAAAAGTGAGCGTGGAAACTGGAAAGCAACACTGCCGGAGATTGCAGAGGAAATCAACATTGTAAACATTACCAGTGATTCCAGCAATCAAGGGCTGTTAGACCCGTATGTGATTATGAAAGATGTCAAGGACGCTGAAAGTCTTGCCATCGACATTCTGACATTCCTTACAGGAATTTCTTCAAGGGACGGTGAAAAGTTCCCTGTCCTTAGAAAAGCTGTCCGCACGGTATCCCAGAATCAGAACCACGGGCTGTTGCAGGTCATTGAGGAACTGCGAAAAGAGGATACCGCCGTATCCCGTAACATTGCAGACCATATCGAAAGTTTTACTGACTATGATTTTGCACAGCTCCTGTTCTCGGACGGTTCGGTGGAAAATGCAATCAGTCTGGATAACCAGCTCAACATCATACAGGTTGCAGATTTGGTTCTGCCGGATAAGGATACTACCTTTGAGGAATACACGACCATTGAACTGTTGTCGGTATCCATCTTAATTGTTATCAGTACCTTTGCCCTTGACTTTATTCACAGTGACCGAAGCATTTTTAAAATCGTGGATTTGGACGAAGCATGGGCGTTCTTAAATGTGGCACAAGGAGAAACACTCTCAAATAAACTGGTGCGTGCTGGTAGAGCCATGAACGCCGGAATCTATTTCGTGACACAATCCTCTGGGGACGTATCGAAAGAAAGTCTGAAAAATAACATCGGTTTAAAGTTTGCGTTCCGCTCCACAGATACCAATGAAATCAAGCAGACCTTAGAGTTTTTCGGGCTGGACAGTGAGGACGAAAACAACCAGAAACGGTTGAGGGATTTGGAGAACGGACAATGCTTAATGCAGGATTTATACGGGCGTGTCGGTGTGGTACAGATACACCCTGTCTTTGTAGAACTGCTCCATGCCTTTGATACCAGACCGCCGATAAAAAGTGAGGTGGATTTGGAATGA
- a CDS encoding LytTR family DNA-binding domain-containing protein, whose amino-acid sequence MKLQLLEKKDLAEPEIDIRYSSMTQPLNRIVQYIRQQEYLIQGIFEKKLYQIPLNEVLYFETVDKKTFMYTQQKIFECKKTLSAIEQDLIRSNVVRISKTVLLNISCLVCVKPYPNHRLLAELNNEENLIVSRKYIPILRDKIRSGYYE is encoded by the coding sequence TTGAAACTGCAACTATTGGAAAAAAAAGATTTGGCTGAACCGGAAATAGATATACGATATTCAAGTATGACCCAACCTTTAAATCGGATTGTTCAATATATCCGTCAACAAGAATATCTTATACAAGGAATTTTTGAAAAAAAGCTGTATCAGATACCATTAAATGAAGTCTTGTATTTTGAAACTGTTGATAAAAAAACATTTATGTACACTCAACAAAAAATATTTGAATGTAAAAAGACACTTTCTGCTATTGAACAAGATTTAATAAGGTCAAATGTTGTAAGGATAAGCAAAACAGTCTTATTGAATATTTCTTGTCTGGTCTGTGTTAAACCTTACCCTAACCACAGATTATTGGCAGAACTTAACAATGAAGAAAATCTAATTGTTTCAAGAAAATATATTCCTATTCTAAGAGATAAGATAAGGAGTGGCTATTATGAATAA
- a CDS encoding YdcP family protein, with amino-acid sequence MRLANGIVIDKEKTFGVLKFSALRREVHVQNEDGTVSEEIKERTYDLKCNTQGRMIQVSVPATVPLKDYDYNAEVELINPVADTVANANYRGADVDWYVKADDIVLKNKGTHAGNPQNNAPQQPPKK; translated from the coding sequence ATGAGATTAGCAAATGGAATCGTCATTGATAAAGAAAAGACTTTTGGAGTGTTGAAGTTCTCCGCATTACGCCGTGAGGTTCATGTACAGAATGAAGATGGAACAGTCAGTGAAGAAATCAAGGAACGCACCTATGATTTAAAATGCAACACACAGGGACGCATGATACAGGTATCCGTTCCAGCGACTGTTCCGTTAAAGGACTATGACTACAACGCCGAAGTGGAACTTATCAATCCTGTTGCAGATACGGTAGCCAATGCGAATTACCGTGGTGCAGATGTGGACTGGTATGTAAAGGCAGACGATATTGTTTTGAAGAACAAAGGCACTCATGCCGGAAATCCACAGAACAATGCTCCACAGCAACCGCCGAAGAAATAA